One window from the genome of Actinoplanes teichomyceticus ATCC 31121 encodes:
- a CDS encoding ABC transporter ATP-binding protein has translation MTDPALRTVDLTKRYGRLTALDTLNLDVVPGEVFGFLGPNGAGKSTTIRLLLGLARPTAGRAEVFGGDALDVARAHRHLAYVPADVALWPQLTGAEILHLQARTSPGTDVAYRDELVERFALDPSKPARTYSTGNRQKIALIAAFATRAPLLVLDEPTSGLDPLMEREFRTAVRHARDRGQTVFLSSHQLAEVEAVCDRVAILRAGRLADVSTISDLRGLHRAEVTVSYTGTAPDLNAIPGVEAIEPAGEQRLRFTLTGEPAPALRALAAAEVTGLSMREPSLEEIFLDYYGTETVR, from the coding sequence ATGACCGATCCCGCGCTGCGCACTGTCGACCTCACGAAACGGTACGGTCGCCTGACCGCCCTCGACACCCTGAATTTGGACGTCGTCCCGGGTGAGGTGTTCGGGTTCCTCGGACCCAACGGTGCCGGCAAGTCCACCACCATCCGCCTGCTGCTCGGCCTCGCCCGCCCCACCGCCGGGCGGGCCGAGGTGTTCGGCGGCGACGCCCTCGACGTGGCCCGCGCTCACCGGCACCTGGCCTACGTGCCCGCCGATGTGGCGTTGTGGCCGCAACTGACCGGCGCCGAGATCCTGCACCTGCAGGCCCGCACCAGCCCGGGCACCGATGTGGCGTACCGCGACGAGCTCGTCGAACGGTTCGCCCTCGACCCGTCGAAACCGGCCCGCACCTACTCCACGGGCAACCGGCAGAAGATCGCCCTGATCGCCGCGTTCGCCACCCGGGCCCCGCTGCTGGTGCTCGACGAGCCGACCAGCGGCCTGGATCCGCTGATGGAACGCGAGTTCCGCACCGCGGTCCGCCACGCCCGCGACCGCGGGCAGACCGTGTTCCTGAGTTCGCATCAGCTCGCCGAGGTCGAAGCCGTCTGCGACCGGGTCGCCATCCTGCGCGCCGGCCGGCTCGCCGACGTCTCCACGATCAGTGACCTGCGCGGCCTGCACCGGGCCGAAGTAACGGTCAGCTACACCGGCACCGCACCGGATCTGAACGCGATTCCCGGTGTCGAGGCGATCGAGCCGGCCGGCGAACAACGCCTGCGGTTCACCCTGACCGGCGAGCCCGCCCCCGCGCTGCGGGCCCTCGCCGCGGCGGAGGTCACCGGCCTGAGCATGCGGGAACCCAGCCTGGAGGAGATCTTCCTGGACTACTACGGGACGGAGACGGTCCGATGA